From the Anguilla anguilla isolate fAngAng1 chromosome 6, fAngAng1.pri, whole genome shotgun sequence genome, one window contains:
- the LOC118229845 gene encoding uncharacterized protein LOC118229845, translated as MEQPDGALADGDLQLHPSPSGHARVTNAGARRQTGDSSFRRKLSQSRETGRAEGLRALTPFQGATAPTVPLRVQYENRKPAFQWSDVQTAYSGLEDIPGAHQLRGLRQILVLRINVLRNCV; from the exons ATGGAGCAGCCTGATGGTGCCCTGGCCGACGGTGATCTACAACTTCATCCCTCACCCAGTGGCCATGCAAG GGTGACTAACGCAGGAGCCAGGCGCCAGACGGGTGATTCCAGTTTCCGGCGGAAGCTGTCACAGTCCAGGGAGACGGGGAGAGCGGAGGGACTGCGGGCGCTGACACCATTCCAGGGAGCAACAGCACCAACAGTGCCCCTGCGGGTCCAGTATGAGAATCGCAAGCCGGCTTTCCAGTGGAGTGACGTGCAGACCGCGTACTCTGGATTGGAAGATATACCAGGAGCCCACCAACTACGAGGACTGCGGCAAATCCTCGTGCTACGAATCAACGTGTTAAGAAACTGTGTATGA
- the LOC118229843 gene encoding uncharacterized protein LOC118229843, whose product MGGGPGNGGQNNQWKGQQNMQNRNWNQQGFPNQQRQGPIVCYGCGQEGHIKRWCPNAQGMYPGNQGTWVPNQPQQSQGYPNLAPPPQARPPYQSGGPVNYQGAQKGCPENPGRVGQHVMITNGPEQEPIINVQIGGKIVPMMIDTGATCTCIRKEYASHLPLSGEVIQTVGFSGKTMLSPTTKPVLIKIGAKEAKLEVVVCKNSPISLLGRDAILALGLKLNCERGGIDLTGMYYMRSENLHMANVYWVGDIKTQVKDQVWSTWQKYVEAQIPQAIEPEYDLHCTMRFDSYQDLDLEREWSKGKGERQHLVSTVLLIGQEGAALNIERTPWIEQWFQEEHAAPHITLKVNPGYQAKDLGPMVKRAEELQFRPTENSLIWCTADQKMIKIMVSAQMWGKPQMVRVPWEEGTKREKSGENLGIEEHLNQLPSQLWS is encoded by the exons atggggggagggccaggGAATGGTGGTCAAAATAATCAGTGGAAAGGGCAGCAGAATATGCAAAATAGAAATTGGAACCAACAAGGCTTTCCTAATCAACAGAGACAGGGCCCCATAGTTTGCTATGGATGTGGTCAGGAGGGGCACATAAAAAGATGGTGTCCAAACGCCCAAGGGATGTACCCAGGTAACCAGGGGACCTGGGTACCTAATCAGCCTCAGCAATCGCAGGGTTACCCCAACTTGGCCCCACCTCCCCAGGCTAGGCCCCCATATCAGAGTGGGGGACCTGTAAATTACCAAGGTGCCCAAAAGGGGTGCCCAGAGAACCCAGGCAGAGTAGGACAGCATGTAATGATAACAAACGGGCCAGAACAAGAACCtataataaatgtacaaatcgGAGGAAAAATTGTCCCTATGATGATAGATACTGGAGCaacatgtacatgcattagGAAAGAATATGCCTCACATCTGCCACTGTCGGGAGAAGTTATTCAAACAGTAGGGTTCTCTGGGAAAACAATGTTAAGCCCGACCACAAAACCGGTATTAATAAAAATAGGCGCAAAAGAAGCAAAATTAGAGGTAGTAGTATGCAAAAATTCCCCCATAAGCCTTCTAGGAAGAGATGCAATTCTGGCCTTAGGACTAAAATTAAACTGTGAAAGAGGGGGCATAGATTTAACAGGAATGTACTATATGAGAAGTGAAAACCTCCACATGGCAAATGTATATTGGGTAGGGGATATTAAGACACAAGTAAAAGAccaag tgTGGAGCACTTGGCAAAAATATGTTGAGGCTCAGATCCCGCAGGCAATTGAGCCAGAATATGACTTACATTGTACTATGAGGTTTGATTCCTACCAGGACCTAGATCTAGAAAGAGAGTGGAGTaagggaaaaggagaaagacaaCATTTGGTGTCAACTGTGCTCCTGATAGGACAGGAAGGAGCAGCATTAAACATAGAAAGGACCCCATGGATTGAGCAGTGGTTTCAGGAGGAACATGCGGCCCCACACATAACGTTAAAAGTAAATCCAGGGTACCAAGCTAAGGACTTAGGTCCTATGGTTAAGAGAGCAGAAGAGCTCCAGTTCAGGCCAACAGAAAATTCTTTAATTTGGTGCACAGCAGatcaaaaaatgatcaaaattatGGTAAGTGCTCAGATGTGGGGAAAGCCCCAAATGGTGAGGGTACCGTGGGAAGAGGGTACAAAACGGGAGAAATCTGGAGAAAATTTGGGCATAGAAGAACATTTAAACCAATTACCAAGTCAACTATGGTCTTAA